One window from the genome of Aptenodytes patagonicus unplaced genomic scaffold, bAptPat1.pri.cur scaffold_129, whole genome shotgun sequence encodes:
- the LOC143173582 gene encoding maestro heat-like repeat-containing protein family member 7, which yields MRQLLLCADVGREEFAALYKAQRYLRHPSPVMLSLVLRGLITLSETPETARKIPVLLPDIMETLQDANADVKMKALVLLRNMMGHMKREEASVIALQLAEKLLPLFDDVSSQVRELSISFFEGVMKTVVGRNVKKMKKKVQRVLLPLFLHMNDQIESVAKASGNTLLACAKFLGWRKLSYLAETRQTHLIGECLELCA from the exons ATGCGACAG ctgctgctctgcgccgacgttggaagagaggagtttgctgccctgtacaaagcccagaggtacctgaggcatccaagcccggtgatgctctcgctggtgctgaggggcctcatcacgctttcagagacacccgagacg gcaagaaaaataccggtcctgctgccagacatcatggagaccctgcaggatgccaacgctgatgtcaagatgaaggccctggtactgctcaggaacatgatgggtcacatgaagagggaggaggccagcgtcatcgctctgcagctggcggagaagctcctgcccctctttgatgat gtgtccagccaggtgcgggagctctccatcagcttcttcgaaggcgtgatgaagactgtggtggggagaaacgtgaaaaagatgaagaagaaagtgcagagggtcctgctcccgctctttctccacatgaacgACCAGATCGAGAGCGTGGCGAAG gcctctgggaacaccctcctcgcctgtgcaaagttcctgggatggaggaagctcagctacctggccgagacgcgtcagacacacctcattggagagtgcttg gagctctgtgcctag